The Taeniopygia guttata chromosome 1A, bTaeGut7.mat, whole genome shotgun sequence DNA window TATTCACACTGACTGCTCCATATTGAGGAATCTCCTCCATGGGTTTGCAAGGCTCTGACATCAAAATGGAGACCATGCAGTACTGTAAGACTGCATCTGGACACAAGTCTTTTAGGATTAACCAAGTGGTTTGCTAGAACTAAAGAGATTTAGAGACTTGGGTATTAAGAAGTTGTCCAGCTGAAATGCTTCTTTTACTTAGTTTCAATTCAGGAGCGAACTTTTACACAAAACCACCTGATCTGTTGTCTAGGTTGCTTAAATCCAGATTAGACACAATACTGGGCAAATACAGACAATGGCCTTCAAAAGTGCAGGTGATGAGGATTTGACTTGATAGTTCTTCTAATTTCTGTGTATAGCATTATCAGTTGCTCCTTGCCAGTAATTAGCTCATGATACCAAAACCTGCAAACCAGCCAGCACAGCAGTTGGCCTGCCAATTCTATTCTTGGCAACGCTTCTGCCCAATCATGTAGGTAAACTGCATTAGCTCTGTATGTAAAAGGGTTTGGACAAAGAGTCAGAAACTTTTATCAAGGCCTAGAAGAGTTTGCAGCAATAAATCTGTTACCTTTTGCTCATCTGGGACAAAAACCTTCTTGGCTTTTTTAATCATAGGTTGTGGTTTTAGGTCCTCTTCAGTAAACTTGTGTTTGCGAGGATTGAAGAGCTCACCACCAGGCACACTGGACAGCACTAAATCAGCAGGGTCAGGGTTAAAATTCACCTCAACTTCTACGCAGTCAGGATCAATGGGGCTGGGTGTATTTCTCTCATTTTGCGGTGGGGACTCTGGCAACAACAGGAGAAATTACAATATATTCAGCAGGATGACGAGAATTAACAAAGAAGCCAACTTCATTGGCCTGTGGTGAGAAATAGCTAATAGAATTAGTTGGTGCTTCCCTGAGGTGTGGTGGGTGCTGTACTGCTGCTGGTACAGAGAAAGAGTTCACAGTCCAGTCTGTAATATAACTCTAGGAGCATATGCCAGAATAACAGACATGAGCAGACAGATGCAGGACAGGCGTTAATACTTCCTTGGCAAAAATTACATGTTTTGCACACACAAAAAGCACCTTCAGCAGCAATAAGAAAGGCAAAATTGGTATGAGCCTGAGTTTTCTACCATACAAGTCTTTACAGAAACAAGCATGCCCAAAGACCCCAGTCCCTGGGTCCCTTCAAAGGTCAGATAAGTAGACTTCCAAACAACTGACTAAATAAAGGAGGATTTGCTACAAATGCAACAGCATTCTTCTTCTTTGCCACATAGAAATAAATGCCCCAACAGAAATGTCTGACACTGGTAGTGTTTGTATGAGCTTTATCATATTAATCTATTGTTTCCAAAACTTTGTGTACTCTAGTTGCAAAACTGCATGTCACTGCAATGTGAAGTAGTGATCAATAAATAAGTTTTGCATATACCACCTACAACAAAGCTACACTCTTTAACTTCTAGAAGGAGTTCTATGTTATCATTACAACAGATTCATAAAAGAGGTCCAGAGCAAAATGCTTTCTGTAAAACTTGCTCTTAAAATAGTACCGTGATGGCTATCATGTTTAAACTCCAAATCCAGGGCAAACTGAGCAGCTGAATTCTTTAACAGAGATCTCCATATTACAAATGAAGTTTCCTAGTACCATTTAAGcacagtttgtttgtttgttcctcCATTGCCACTTCAAAGCACCACAGAACATCAAACTGCATCATTAAAACACCTTTGCCAAGTGTCTATTTTCACATTTCCCAGGCTACCACTAAAAAGATTGCTTCATTGTTTTTCTATTTAACATTGTTATTTGAGGTACATTAAGGTCACAGAAGTTCACCCAAGCACACCAAGGTAGTAAAAATTACTTATGACAAGATATCAAATCTGTTGTAAAATAAACTGAGAACGTATTTTCTCAATTTGTCTAGCTTCTCACTACATTAGCAATACcaagaaagcaaatattttatgttgCTATTTCAGCTCTTataatttcaaaagcaaaacGGACTGCACACTGATAGACAAACATGCTGCACATTGACAGACACTCATTCTTCATAGAACGGGAAGAGGTAAAGAAACAAGAAGCAGCATCTTCATGTGCTGACACATGAACTAAGGCTCTCTATTGAGCATGCTTGACTGTTTAACCTGCCACAGCAAACACGATGTCTCCTCTTTGATCTAAAGGGACACCTTTTAATATGAGAACAACAGAAGTCCCTCAGAGCCCCATATTATTGCATCTACCTGTGCTGGAGGCTGCTTCAGATTGCTGGTAAACTGCAGTGGAAGAGGATGATGCAGGAGAACCAGTGGAAGCACTGGCAGATTccttcccttccagctcagccaCAGGCAAGAGTGGGTTCTGGTTCAAATCCAAGTGAGTAGGGCTGGAAGGAATTCCATTCTCCAGCAGAAACTCATCCAGATCCATGTACTCCAGGTGGAAAGACTCGCCATCataaggaattgttttgtcccAAATGGGTGGCATGAGGGAAGCTGAGACTGCCAtagtgctggcagctgctgcctcatCTTCTTCaagctttattttctccttctctttatCTGAAAGATACAAGTAGGTCACTATACAAGCCGAAACACAGGAGAGACTCAAGGTTTAAGAGTCCAATAAAATCCCCATGAAAGGAAATTCAGTAAGCTCATGGTTCTGCCTCATGACACGATCTGGAAAACCAGATGTTGAAAAGCCACATTTACATATAGAACGCTCTAACCCTCTGTGATGGCTGGACCACAGGCAGCTGAGCAGCCTTGCAGATCAGCATCTTTGCTGTGATAGCTTACCAAGGGGAGATGAAGTGCTGAATGGAGCTTATTAACCAGTCACTGCAAAACAGCCTGGTTTTCACATACCCATCTCAGAAGACACCAAAAGTGAGTGTCCCTAAGCAGGATTACACAGGAAACTGTTAAGAAAATTCTGAGGAGGCAGAGGAACTGATTCTATGCACAAAGAAGGAAAGTGTAGAACaataatttaaatacaaatgGGAGAGGAATATGGATTTTCAGATTACATCTGAAAATCAGTCAAAAGGTCCATAGGACACCAGAGACCTGGATGCCTATTGTTCAGCATTTTAGAAGCATTTCTCTCTGAAATGACTCAGCATGTCCACAGAAAGCAATAGCTCCAAGTGCTGCTCACTATAGATAGCTCAGAGTACCTACATACAATTTTCACTCTTTGGGGAGATGTCTAATAAGGCACACTCCCACATCACACCCCCAAGTCACAAGAGACTGATGAGTTTTTCTCCATTTACTGTGCTACAGTGCACATATTACAGGAAAATGGCTGTTTCTATGTTCCCCATAGCTACTGAATCTTAACAATTGTCTGGGACAGAATCCAAGCAGAAAACTCAAGTTATGGAATAATTACATAATTTAGGAGATAAAAATAagctggcagaaaaaaaaattaaatccaagtCATTTTCCTGATCCAGTTCTCCATGCAGTTCTAGCAGCAGTGAAGGAGGCATTCCAGAAGCAGTGCTAGTACTGCCAGCACTGAGCCAGCATTGCTGTCAAAAGGAAGGGACAGTCACCAGTTGTACCCTAAGCACCTGCAAACTGGGCATTACCATGGAAGCCAACAAATACTCAGTTCAATAGAACAGGGACTCCAAGGACATACACTGGACCAGTTTGGATCTCCAGTATTAACAGAGATTAGCCCAATAAAATGCACCAGTCTTTGGCATTAGGGTTTTCTAGACTGGGTACAATATGCTAAAGGAGCATTTTTCTTTATCGGGGGTGGAAGTGGGGGTGAAACTTGGCTCTAAATCAGAAAAGCCTATTTATATAAAACCTATTCTGATAAAAGTGGCATTCCTTCCGCTGTTGCCTTAGCTGGTGTGGATCTGAGACTGAAAGAGCTTTTTATGGCTTAAAGAACAGTGCTGCCATACAAAGTAAATTATCTACcatattctgaatattttctaCAAAAGAAGATCGTGATTTTAAACCAAGCAGCTGAGAAAGTATTCACCAGCCATCAGCTTGGGATCAAGAGCAACTATCTAAAGGACACATTAAATTCAGACCAGTGGCTCCTGGACCTAAGTTTTGGTAATATCACCTTGCAGCTTTTTGCCTTCTCCTTGCCACTTCACTCTGCTCCCTCTGAACTGCCATCTTCATCTTCCAGCTCCTATTCCTGCTATCAACTCCTTTTCATGGGGAGTTTTGCAATTTCCTACCCTTTGCTTGGGCAAAGCAAACATGCAGATTAACAGTAAAGATGTAAATAACCAGAATGTTTCTGAACAGCTACTCCTTGAAGGCAGTAAAGAATCAGCATCTACTCTATATATAAGGAGGATTTCCCTTACTACTGGAGCACACCCTGTCAAATTGGAACTAGCATTTCACCTGTGATTAGAGATTGTGTGCTCCCCAACACTTCATACTGCCCAGCACAACCAAACCCAGATTTGCACTGGATGTTGTGGATGATATCCTAGTAAAGATGGCACCAAAACAAATCCATGCAACCATAATGAATTGtttgtaaataatattttttcattagcATGATAAAAAGCTTGTGAAATGTTAAGTCAAAATGtcaactaaaaagaaaaaaaaattattaactcTTGAAAACAGTATACCATTATAAGTTATGccagttttaataaaaaccagcagtgcttttgtttttcaacaGCTAATACAACACATccaagagaggagaaaaaaaaaattaactgattGTTAGACTGAATTTCaggcttaaaaatattttttggaaGTTAGATGTTAAAAAGACTACACGACTGGCATATGTGGCTCTTGACAGATCTTTTGATGCCTTTTGGATGATCATCCAAAAGGCATTAAATGCATGATCATCCTGCTGTCCTGCAGTAACCTGGATACACTGTGGTTCCTCCAATTTCCTCTTGTGATTGCCCCTGGCTCACATCAGATTAGATCCTTCCTCCAGGCAAGAAAAGCATCTGaaattttttgtccttttgctACAAGCTGACAATTTAGTAAGCACTAGGCCCCCAGTGCTGTCTTTGTTTAGCTATGCTGTCTCTCACTCCTCCCTCACTTCTAACagtatctgaaataaaatagcagAAATTAACACATATTGGGGGCTCATCTATTTCAAAAATGATACATAACATAGCAAAACCTTTGTATGATCATTTTTGCATTGATGTTTTCCCACAGGCCTTCTTTCAATTCATTTTTTCAATTCTTTATTTCTGCTACACAACATCCTGCTTGGGTGCACAACATCTAACGAAACACTAATTAGCTTCTTGCATCTTGAGGGGGAAGTTTCTGCCTACATCAGCACAGGGACCTGAAAGATTAATTCACTTAAGATATTTATGGTGTAAACAGGTATTACCTGACAGTAGAGCTGCAGTATCCTAAGAGGCTCCATTTGCAGCAATTCAAGGTCACCCTGATAAATCTGGACTGTACTTCTGCAGATGATGGCTCATGTCCAATTTAACCCCCTCATTCTGCTACTGTGACCTGTTAACTGGGCTGTACATTTGGTGTTAACAGTGAGGACATCAGTTTATACTCCGTGACTTAAGTGGACCATTCCAGTTACTGAACTGTTGGAAATACTGCTGTTTTaaccaaaagcagcagcatgaaAAGAGCTTTATTCCCTGTCCTGGCTTTTcctcaaaaccaaaaatccaacTACACCAAAAGCCAACCCAAAAGATTGTGGCCAACAGGCTGTCAAGAGCTAGCCTAGTCACAAACATTTATTTGACAAATTTCTTCTTGTTCACCAGAAAAATATATCAAATTATACTGAAAACACTAAATATATATAGACTGATTTCTCCATAAATCTTTAGTCCCACTTGTAAGGACGGAACAAGGCAGGTTGCAGGGTTCCCTTATCCCTAATATCCATTACTGTGATGTGTGCTGAGGCATTtctcctgccacagcagcatgcAACTGGTGATTAAGGCATCCTTTGGAGAGTATGCAGCAGCTCGTTACTAATGGAGAGACCTGCACTCCTGCTCCAGAATATTAATTGCCTTCCCTTAACCCACatgacttttcctttttttataaaaatatcattatttttatttatttaatcctTACAACATACACAACAACTCCCAGCAAGGCTGGTGAGCTGTATCTGGTCCATGGCAGGGCGTTCAAGGGGATGGCATTCTGCTGGAACTGGCTGACCTCCCTCCTCTGTCGCTCAGAAGGATTAGAAAGCTGCTTGCTTTGACTGGGTAGTCAAATTACCAACAGCAGTTGGAAAAACCACAGGTAGCTTGCAGAGACTATAAATGGACAGACACTGCAGCTAGCTGATATAATTCCTTACAGAATAAGACAGAAAATGGTGTTTTTGTCAATAGGCATTCCAGACAAAAGCACAGGGTCTTTTCTCAGAAAGTTTGCTGGAAGTGCACCAGTGGATTAAATGAATGAgtaattttttaagattttgagTGTATCACTGTTAAAAGAACAGATAATAATGAAGGACCCTCTGAAGTCAGTCAAGTTTTAAGACTACTGACAAGCCTTTCCTAAATTAGGAATTACTACCTGCTGACAACgaagacattttcttttgtcttgAACATGCAAACAAGAAAAGTATCAGAGACCAAAATAAACAGAGAGCAACAAGTTCCACAAAGTGTGAAGTGAAACACAACAAGGTGAACAAAGGAAATCTATGGAGAAATCTTAAGAACAAGAACAACCTGAACTTTATCACACCATGAATGGAGAGAGATAATCAAGATGAAATAAACTCACTAGCAAGCTTCAGAGGCTCCAGCTGAACACCTTCACGAGCTGGAATGGGGTCATCTAGTAATCAATTAGTATCAAATGTTTCTAATTTTAGGAAAATGCACTACCTCTCAATAAtattaatttcagaattttacATCTCCATAGGCCACATCAGATGATTCTGAACACAAAAAGCAGCTCCAAGACAAAGCCACTAAATCCCTACCAGCAACCATACATCAACTGAAATTGTTCCTGCTAGCATTAATGTCTTTAAAACAGACTGGTTGCAGAAATATCTCAAGAAATTCCATTATTTTGTAGATTCAAGATTCTGTGTGCTGCATTATCCTGCACCATAGCAACACAGCTAAAACCTTTAtcacaagctttttttttttttttttttttttttcagcagaaaggagaaaaagtctccagaatcacaaaatggaTTTACAGGGTATTGTGCAATATTAGACATTCAAGGTTGCAAGGCAGGTAGGATCCTCACTGATTTTGCCAACCTTGCTTATGCTGTGGTTTACCCTGGATGTTGTCTACTGTtccaaaaaattatttttaacctCAAAATTCGTAGGTGTAAGGACTTCTTTTATTATGCACTAGTACACTGAGCATTATAGCTGTGCAGATAATCCTGAGCCTTCCTCGAAACTAAATTGATACTCAGAAAGGCAAAATTACTGCCagatgaggaggaaaaaaaaaaaagtgtgccATCAGAACCGAAGACTATAAGCTATTTACACAGGCTGCTGTCCACATCAGCAGCGGCAGAGAGGCAGCTCCAGTCCATGCAGGACTGCATGTGCAGGCAGTCACTCATACCCTTATGGATTATCACCGAATCTAATCTCAGGGGATCCGCTGTTTACTCGTGTCATCGGGCAACTTCCCAGCAATTAAGGTCAAGCAAGACCCGAAACCTTCTTACTGCTGCTCCCAGCTACGCGTCTACAGGcgggggaggctgcagagagcCGAGGGACTAAAACCAGCGTGTCACGTCTCGGCTCCTGCCCACCCTCCGCTCCCGCAGCGTTCGGTTTTGCCCAGCGCAGGCACCTACACGCTCCGGAGAGGACGATCCCTGGGAGGCGGGGAGCAATCCCGCGCCGCCGGCTCTTGGCTCGGCCGGCCAGGGGggcggagggagggagggacgaGGCGGAGGGAGGGAGCCGGAGCGTGCGGCCTCTCCCGCGGGCGCTCCCCCCGCGGCCAGTCCCGCCGTGACCCGGCGGGTCCCGCCCTCCGAGCCGCGGGGCGGGACGGGGGCGGTGGGGGTGGATAACTGGGGGGCGCCGCGCGCTCCCGCTGCCCCCGCGCGCGCCCCCGCGCTCACCCAGGCGCGCCTCCCGCGGCGGGTTCTCCATCAGCTTCTTCAGCACCAGCGGGAACGCGCCCGCCAGGCCCCGCCGCTCCTGCTGCGCGGCGGCCCCCGCGCTCCCTCCGGCTGCAGTGGGCTCTGgtcctcccgccgccgccgcctcctggtgcgcggcgcggccgggcaTACTccccgcgggcgggcgggcTGTCAGCGGTCaccggcggcgcggggctgcggcggcggctcccCGGGACCCGGCGGCGGCGAAGCACGGAGCGAACGGCGCAGGCGCAGCCGGCTGACGCCCGGCGCGTGCTTCAGTATTCATGAGCTCCggggccccgccccgccccggcctCTCCGCGCCCCGGGATTGGCCCGTGCCCCCCGAGGGGGGCGGCTCCGCGCGGACAGGCCCCGCCTTCCCCGCCCTGCCCTCCCCGCGGCCGGCGCGGGCacgcgccccccgcccgccaGGGCACGTGCAGGGGCGGGGCCTTAACCGAGCTCATTAGCATTCGGAGCCCcgcccctcctgctcctcccgcGGGCACCGCGTCACCGTCAGGAGGGCGGAGGAAGCGGGGGGGGCAGCGCGCGCGTGGGCGGCGGAGGCCGCGCGTGCTCCCGCGGCCCAGCGGTGCCTGAGGGGGCCGCGGCCGACCGGGCGTCCGTGAGGGCCGTCCCGGCAGCGCGACGCCTGCGAACCCCCTCCCCGTCCTGACCCGGCGCCAGTGCTCCAGCCCGCCCTTGCATATCCTCATTTAGGATCCCGAAATCACCTTTCGCGCGTGCCCTGGATTTAATCTTCCTCCGTCCCACACGATGCCCGCAGCGGCGTGCCCTACATAacatgggcagggagagggacttcactgcagtgctggcaTGGGCGGgctgctgggggaagggaggacAGGCCACCTTTCCAAATTGTCATAATGACAAGAAATGCTTGCGATTCTCCAAGCGGCCCCTTGCTCTAGCAGCAAGGATGCCGTGCTGGGATTGATTTAAGCTGCTGAACACACGAACGGAGCACATATTGCCAAGTTCGTTCCTGAGAGCACAGGATACTGAGGAGCATCTCCCACAGAATGAATAAATTCGCAGAAGTGTCATGCTGCAGCCACAGGCTTCTCCTGTCAGCAGTGGCTGCTCTTCCCTCGACAGGATGGGCTGCTGCGAGCCGGGAAAGGGAGGGGTGTCTCTGCTGGGATCGGCCCGCCTGCATCCAACAGAGCCAAGGGAGCAAGAGCACAGGCATTCCCCCTACGTGCCAGCAAAAAAAGGACATCTTCTCAGGTAGGCCCTTGGGCATCTGCTTGGTTGAACTTCCTCCCCCACACAAACCTCAGACACTTAATTTAACTGGCAAAACACGATTTTACCTGACCCTTACTAATAAACCCTGATGGTCTTtgtgaccaaaaaaaaaccaaaccaaaacaaaaaaaaacaaacaaaaaaaccccaaaaaccaaaaaccaacaaaaaacccccacatgCCCCAGGAAAAGGAATGGATTTGAAGTCACACAGGGCACAGGGTAAGTGTTTTCCTCCATTGTCTTACTGCAATGAGGACCAGAGGCCATTTCCACCCAACCTGGGCAGATGTGGAGCTGCCCCACCCAGCAGCAACTTCTCTTGCGTGGGCCCAA harbors:
- the TEF gene encoding thyrotroph embryonic factor isoform X4 yields the protein MSSCNTPGGPTALDFPEVLKSLLEYSLPWNKMTDKEKEKIKLEEDEAAAASTMAVSASLMPPIWDKTIPYDGESFHLEYMDLDEFLLENGIPSSPTHLDLNQNPLLPVAELEGKESASASTGSPASSSSTAVYQQSEAASSTESPPQNERNTPSPIDPDCVEVEVNFNPDPADLVLSSVPGGELFNPRKHKFTEEDLKPQPMIKKAKKVFVPDEQKDEKYWTRRKKNNVAAKRSRDARRLKENQITIRAAFLEKENTALRTEVAELRKEVGRCKNIVSKYETRYGPL
- the TEF gene encoding thyrotroph embryonic factor isoform X3, coding for MSSCNTPGGPTALDFPEVLKSLLEYSLPWNKMTDKEKEKIKLEEDEAAAASTMAVSASLMPPIWDKTIPYDGESFHLEYMDLDEFLLENGIPSSPTHLDLNQNPLLPVAELEGKESASASTGSPASSSSTAVYQQSEAASSTESPPQNERNTPSPIDPDCVEVEVNFNPDPADLVLSSVPGGELFNPRKHKFTEEDLKPQPMIKKAKKVFVPDEQKDEKYWTRRKKNNVAAKRSRDARRLKENQITIRAAFLEKENTALRTEVAELRKEVGRCKNIVSKYETRYGPFDLSDSE
- the TEF gene encoding thyrotroph embryonic factor isoform X2; this encodes MPGRAAHQEAAAAGGPEPTAAGGSAGAAAQQERRGLAGAFPLVLKKLMENPPREARLDKEKEKIKLEEDEAAAASTMAVSASLMPPIWDKTIPYDGESFHLEYMDLDEFLLENGIPSSPTHLDLNQNPLLPVAELEGKESASASTGSPASSSSTAVYQQSEAASSTESPPQNERNTPSPIDPDCVEVEVNFNPDPADLVLSSVPGGELFNPRKHKFTEEDLKPQPMIKKAKKVFVPDEQKDEKYWTRRKKNNVAAKRSRDARRLKENQITIRAAFLEKENTALRTEVAELRKEVGRCKNIVSKYETRYGPLTDIPEQ
- the TEF gene encoding thyrotroph embryonic factor isoform X1, with amino-acid sequence MPGRAAHQEAAAAGGPEPTAAGGSAGAAAQQERRGLAGAFPLVLKKLMENPPREARLDKEKEKIKLEEDEAAAASTMAVSASLMPPIWDKTIPYDGESFHLEYMDLDEFLLENGIPSSPTHLDLNQNPLLPVAELEGKESASASTGSPASSSSTAVYQQSEAASSTESPPQNERNTPSPIDPDCVEVEVNFNPDPADLVLSSVPGGELFNPRKHKFTEEDLKPQPMIKKAKKVFVPDEQKDEKYWTRRKKNNVAAKRSRDARRLKENQITIRAAFLEKENTALRTEVAELRKEVGRCKNIVSKYETRYGPFDLSDSE